The proteins below are encoded in one region of Dromaius novaehollandiae isolate bDroNov1 chromosome 9, bDroNov1.hap1, whole genome shotgun sequence:
- the SST gene encoding somatostatin produces MLSCRLQCALALLSLALALGTVSAAPSDPRLRQFLQKSLAAAAGKQELAKYFLAELLSEPSQTENEALESEDLSRGAEQDEVRLELERSANSNPALAPRERKAGCKNFFWKTFTSC; encoded by the exons ATGCTGTCGTGCCGCCTCCAGTGCGCCCTGGCCCTGCTCTCCCTCGCCCTGGCCCTCGGCACCGTCTCGGCCGCCCCCTCGGACCCCCGGCTCCGGCAGTTCCTGCAGAAGTCCCTGGCTGCCGCGGCCGGGAAGCAG GAACTGGCCAAGTACTTTTTGGCAGAACTGCTCTCAGAACCAAGCCAGACAGAAAATGAAGCCCTGGAGTCTGAGGACTTGTCCCGAGGGGCTGAGCAGGATGAAGTGAGACTGGAGCTGGAACGTTCGGCGAACTCAAACCCTGCTTTGGCACCCCGGGAACGCAAAGCGGGCTGCAAAAACTTCTTCTGGAAAACGTTCACATCCTGTTAG